One Microcoleus sp. FACHB-831 DNA segment encodes these proteins:
- a CDS encoding ATP-dependent zinc protease, translated as MTSSQKQLTIGWREWISLPDLGISAVKAKIDTGARSSVLHAFDIEPFDRDGKRMVRFKVHPNQRDNTTTVTAEAELIDERYVRNSGGQSELRPVILTQVELLGQRWPIELTLTNRETMVFRMLLGREAVRRRFLVNANKSFLLSPTGIKKFKQKQEKQEL; from the coding sequence ATGACATCTTCTCAAAAGCAGTTGACGATCGGATGGCGGGAGTGGATCTCACTGCCCGATCTTGGGATCTCCGCAGTTAAAGCGAAAATTGACACGGGGGCACGCTCCAGTGTATTGCACGCTTTTGATATCGAGCCTTTTGACCGCGATGGCAAACGCATGGTTAGATTCAAAGTGCATCCCAACCAACGGGATAACACTACGACTGTAACAGCGGAGGCGGAGCTTATAGATGAAAGATACGTTCGCAATTCCGGCGGACAATCAGAGTTGCGACCAGTGATCCTGACTCAGGTCGAACTTTTGGGACAAAGATGGCCCATTGAACTGACATTGACTAATCGCGAAACAATGGTTTTCCGGATGCTGCTTGGTAGAGAGGCAGTACGCCGAAGATTTTTAGTGAATGCAAACAAGTCATTTTTACTCAGCCCAACTGGGATTAAGAAATTTAAACAAAAGCAAGAGAAACAAGAATTATGA
- the rimK gene encoding 30S ribosomal protein S6--L-glutamate ligase has translation MKIGILSLNASLYSTKRLVDAGDKLGHEMHVIDYLRCYMNITAHKPIVVYKGQPLEGFDAIIPRIGASKTFYGTAVVRQFEMMGVFTANRSQAISRSRDKLRCLQLLAKKGIGLPVTGFAHSPKDIEGLIDIVGGPPLVIKLLEGTQGIGVVLAETTQAAKSVIEAFRGLDANILVQEFIKEADGMDIRCFVVGDKVVASMKRQGAPGEFRSNLHRGGSAEQIKLTPEERSIAVRAAKTMGLNIAGVDILRSNHGSVVMELNSSPGLGGIEKATGKDVAGKIIEFLEKEGTLGKNSDRVEY, from the coding sequence ATGAAAATCGGTATCTTATCGCTGAACGCTTCGCTTTACTCTACCAAGCGGCTTGTGGACGCTGGCGATAAGCTGGGTCACGAGATGCATGTCATCGATTACCTACGCTGTTACATGAACATTACCGCCCACAAACCGATTGTCGTGTACAAGGGGCAACCGTTGGAAGGATTTGATGCGATTATCCCCCGTATTGGGGCGTCAAAAACGTTCTACGGGACGGCGGTGGTGAGGCAGTTTGAAATGATGGGCGTGTTCACGGCTAACCGTTCTCAGGCGATTTCGCGATCGCGCGACAAGCTACGATGTCTTCAGTTGTTGGCTAAAAAAGGTATTGGGTTGCCAGTAACTGGATTCGCTCATTCACCAAAAGATATTGAAGGTTTGATCGATATTGTGGGTGGCCCTCCTTTGGTGATCAAACTCCTAGAAGGTACTCAAGGCATTGGCGTAGTTTTGGCGGAAACTACGCAGGCGGCTAAGTCAGTGATCGAAGCTTTTCGGGGTTTGGATGCCAACATTCTGGTGCAGGAGTTCATCAAGGAAGCGGATGGCATGGATATTCGTTGCTTTGTGGTTGGCGACAAGGTTGTTGCATCTATGAAGCGGCAAGGTGCGCCTGGGGAGTTTAGATCTAACTTGCACAGGGGGGGGAGTGCCGAACAAATTAAGTTGACACCAGAGGAGCGCAGTATAGCGGTACGGGCTGCTAAAACGATGGGGCTTAACATTGCGGGTGTGGATATACTGCGGTCAAATCACGGGTCAGTGGTGATGGAGTTGAATTCTTCGCCTGGTCTGGGAGGTATTGAGAAGGCGACCGGGAAAGATGTGGCGGGGAAAATAATCGAATTTTTGGAGAAAGAAGGGACTTTAGGGAAAAACAGCGATCGCGTCGAATATTAA
- a CDS encoding ATP-grasp domain-containing protein, producing MKTLGICSSDSDQIYLESPNSVNYETISLYKEAKKVYDDVLVFNPSQISYKFVRELEKPKIILDNKDITSLTTLIVRRIVGSEQSTAILVNSLAACNCDVIDPLARFTGKVNSKLLPALRHHKKKIGINSYPAFNIENATQLINELAESDKFPLIVKPFNGRGGIGVELLNDRYTALEYAKNFFIQNAGNNVPILLQEFVRFKSEYRVMVIDGKCLGAVEKKAKPGSLAANAAQGGSFVVANVPNIVDFTVKNVSQKGIYGIDVGEDCDGKLYIIEANPTPMWSAFEQATGINVAKEIINCAIDRLHKKVNSPLLGATEVTP from the coding sequence GTGAAAACCTTGGGAATTTGTAGCTCAGATAGTGACCAAATTTACTTAGAATCACCTAACTCTGTTAATTATGAAACAATCAGCCTCTATAAAGAAGCCAAAAAAGTATATGACGATGTTTTAGTATTTAACCCTTCCCAGATTAGCTATAAATTTGTCCGAGAACTAGAAAAACCAAAAATTATTCTTGATAATAAGGATATAACAAGTTTAACAACCCTAATTGTACGACGTATTGTAGGCAGCGAACAATCAACAGCTATTTTAGTTAATTCACTAGCAGCTTGTAATTGCGATGTGATAGACCCACTAGCAAGATTTACAGGTAAAGTAAATTCTAAACTATTACCAGCTCTTAGACATCATAAAAAAAAAATAGGGATAAATTCTTACCCTGCTTTTAATATAGAAAACGCAACGCAGTTAATTAACGAGCTAGCTGAATCAGACAAATTCCCTTTAATAGTTAAGCCTTTCAATGGTAGGGGAGGTATAGGCGTTGAGCTTTTAAACGATCGATATACAGCGCTAGAGTATGCCAAAAATTTCTTTATTCAAAATGCCGGGAATAACGTACCAATACTGCTCCAGGAATTTGTACGGTTTAAATCCGAATACCGCGTGATGGTAATTGACGGTAAATGTTTGGGAGCAGTTGAGAAAAAAGCCAAACCAGGAAGTTTAGCGGCTAATGCTGCACAAGGCGGCAGTTTTGTAGTAGCTAATGTGCCAAATATAGTAGATTTTACTGTTAAGAATGTAAGCCAAAAAGGTATTTATGGTATAGATGTTGGTGAAGATTGCGATGGCAAACTTTATATCATCGAAGCTAACCCTACACCGATGTGGAGTGCTTTTGAACAAGCTACAGGAATCAATGTCGCGAAAGAGATTATTAATTGTGCAATCGACAGGCTGCATAAAAAAGTCAATTCTCCGCTTTTAGGAGCGACAGAAGTTACACCATAG